DNA sequence from the Pyramidobacter piscolens W5455 genome:
GCGTGGCGGCAAAGCGCAGCGGATTGGCAAAATACAGGCCGTCCACATATCCGGCCGCCAGGAGGCGGGTGTAGAGGCGCAGCGCCGCTTCGGTCTTGCCGCTGCCGGTCTCCGCCTCGAGGATATACAGGCCTCCGTCGGGAGACAGGACGAGCTTGTCGACCGCCTGCTGGATCCCGTTGGGAGAGAAACCGAATTGCGCGGCGAAATCGGGCGCCCGGTCGGGGCGTTTGTCGTCGAGCGTCCAAACAAGAGAAGCGAGGACTTTTTCCGCCTGACGGCGCGAATACGAAAGCGAATCTTCCTCTTCCGGCGACGGACGTTGCTCGCCGCGTGCGTCGCATTCTCCGCAATAGGGAAACAGACTGCGGTCGGAAGCGATCCAGTCGGCCAGCATCAGCGTCCCCGCAAAAAGATGCTGGAAGCAGGGCTCCTCCGGCAGCCCTCCGCCGGCGGCAAAAGCCGCCGGATACCAGCGTTGCGAAAGCGCCGCCAGCTCCCCGAGTGCCTTTTGGGGGTCGAGGTTAACGCCACGCTCCCAGCATTTCCTCGACGAGTTGTCCTGAGCCATGTCGCAGCGCTCCTGCGTGGGGACCGCCCCGTGATGGGCGAGGATCACCCACGTGAGGTAATCGTGCAGGATCCGCTTCTGGTCTTCGTTTTCCCAGAAATGCATCACGTCCAACAACTCATTCCAGATCTTTCCCTTGTAACGGATCGAAGAGAGATTGAACGCCGTATCAATGTGGTTAATCGATCTCTTCGGGGTGAGTTTTTCGATTTTCTCGCGATATTTCAGCTGAAACTTCGGCGATATTTTCCCGTAATCGTGCCAGAGAGCCAGAACACAGAGACGTTCACGCAGCGTCTCCGACAGCGGCCGCCCGAGGACGCGCTGAAAGTGCCGCTGAAAAAGAGCTCCGTCCATGATCTGCTCGAAGACCGCGGCAACGTCGGTCAGATGGGCGACAAGCGGCTGTTTTCGGCCGCTTTCAACGTCAAACTTGCCCCAGACTTTGTTCAGTTCCTGCAAAATCATCGCGTCAGCTCCCCGCACATAAAATTTAAAACATCCGGCAATATAAAGCTATTATAGTTCTTATTATCTAAAGAGACAAGCGAAGCGGCCGTTCGCCGGGAAAAGTCGGCGGGGTCAGGGACATTTCCCGGACAAGGAAGTGTCTGCCAGCGAAATTGAAAAGACGGAGAAGCCCTGTGAGAAATGACGTGATTCTCACAGGGCTTCTCCGTAAAAAAAGCGTTGTCCGGGGCGGACGAAACAGCTCACTTCCCGCCAGCCGTGACGTTTTTGATCACGCTGCAGCGGTCCAGGGCGAAAACGGCGTTGCGGACCTTGGTGCGGCGGTAAGCGCCCTCGATGATCAGCAGGTCGCCCTTGCTGCACTTGGCCAAGTCGCCGCGGTCGTCGGCGTCGAAATAGCAGAGGATCGACTCGCCGCCCTCTTTTTCGGACTGCAGAAGCACGGTGTACAGGTCGCCGGACACGCCCATGTCGCCCATTCGTCCCTGCACTTGCGTGAGCGCGTTTTCGTACTGGGCCTCGAAGCGGGCCACGTTGGCGCGGTAAGCTTCTATCATGACGTCGACTTTTTCGGCTTTCTTGGGCGAAGAAGACTGCGGCGAATTGGCGTCCGCCGCTTCGACGGGCGTCAGTTCGAGCGCGGGCTTGGGCAGCGGATCAGGCTGATCCAGCAAGCGGCTGGCTTCGGCCAACGCCTTTGCGGGCAACAGCGCCGCGGAGTTGGTCGTATCGAACCAATCGTCGGGATTGACGCGCAGACGGCGGATAATAGCGCCGTTGGCGTCGACGTAGCGGTCATAGCGGCGCTGATATCGAGTGCCATCGATGGAATAGCGCAGGCAGAAGTCGTTGTATCTCACGCCCGCCGCCTGATCGGCGGGAATATCCTGTTTCACCATCAGCGCGGAGAGTCGCTGGATCTCGCTCTCCGAGAGGATGCAACGGATCACGACGGAGATCATGCCGCTTTCGGCGTCTTTGGAGTATTCGCTGAGGTAGAAGTTGTTTCCCGCGCGGGTCGCATCGAGCAAAACCGGCTCGGCGGGCACGGCGGCGAAAAGCGCGGTGCAGCTCATGATAGACAGAAGCGTAAAGATCAGTTTCTTCATAGCTCACGGTCCTTTCAAATGGATTTGTGACGTGGTCAATTATAGCATGACGCGAACTAAGGGACAAAAAGAGCCCCGGCTGAAACCGGAGCTCAAAATGTTCTTCATCTGCCCGTCAGCAGGTCGAGGATGTCCTGACCGTAGCCGCGGCGTTTGGCGATATCCAGCGGCGTGCCGCGGACCGCCTCGCCGTTTTCCATGTCGCCTTCCCAGACTTCGCCTTCGAGCTCGGTGTCGGCGCCGTTGGCGACCAGAAGTTTGATCAGGCGCGGGTCGGCCTTGGCGTTCAGCGCTTCGAGCAGCATGGAGCTGTTCTGATCGGCGATGTCGTTCACGCTCGCGCCCGCTTCGATCAGTTTCCGCGCCAGCGCGTCGCCGGGATAGGGCGTGACGGCGCAGGCGAGCAGGGCCGGATTGAGCTGCGTCTTGTTCTTGCTCATGCGTCCGACGAGTTTCATGTCGACTCCGCCGCCCTGCGCGCGGATGTAGTTGGCCAGCGCTCGAGGCTCGTTCTCGAGATCGGCACCGGAATCGAGCATCAGGCCGAGGATGCGCCCCGCGTCCCGGTCGGTACGATTCGCCACGACGGCGACGGCGTATCCTTCCAGCTCGTTGCCTTCGGAGTCGGTGTAGGGGATAAAGGCGTTGACGTCGGCGCCCTTTTTGATGGCGGCCGCGACGGCGCCGTAGGAACTCTTCGCCCAGTCCAGCGGCTTGCCGTCGCCGGCTCCGTTGTCGGAATCGCCGGCGGCAGGATTCTCGGGCGGCGCGTCGGGTTCGGCGCCGGCTTCCAGAAATTCCAGCGCGACGGAGTAAGCTCTGCCTGAGGTGAGCTGAGGCTTGGAAGTCTCCCATTTCTTCTTGTTCACGGGCACGTCGGCGATCAGCTCGCCATCCTCGTCGAAATAGCGGTCGTACACGCGCTGGAACTTGCCGCCGCTTTCGTCGAAGCGGAAGCAGAATATATTATTGCTCAGCTTGCGGGCCCTGACGAACGGCACGCCCTGCTTTTTCGTCAGCCATCCGATCGTCTTCAGCTTTTCGGCGTCGCTGTAGTGCCCGTTGATAACCACCGTCATCCGCGCGCTGGAGTCGTTATAGTCGTATTCGTCGAGAAAAAACTCGGTGCCGCTCTTCGCCTTGACGAGCAAGACCGGTTCGTCGAGCGTTTTCGCCGAAGCGCCGGCAGCGCAGAGAGCACACAAAAGAAACGCGAGCAGGCATTTTTTCACGGGGATCATTCCTTTCATTCTATGTTGAATTAAGTTTATTTTAAAACATGAACGATGAAATTGGAAGCCCCGCTCCCTCCGCATTCTTTGCGACCCGCGGCGGACATAAGAATACCGCCGGCCTGGGGGGCAGACCGGCGGCATTCTTATGGGGTGTTTGTGTGTTGGAAGTGCTGTACTGCATTTCTGCCGGCATGCCACTGCGTTCCAGCGCATCTGGGGGGGAGACGCGATGGCGCACGAAAACTTTGCATGAGCAGCCAATTTTTAAGGGGGAAGGCGGCCCGTCGCGCCCGCTGCCGAGCAGGCAAGAGAAAAGGGAAATCCGTGACATAAGCCGCCGGGGGGAGGCGGCGAACATCCAATGAAAGGAATAGGCTCAGAGCGACTTATGAACGAAACGGCACACCGCCGCAAAGCTTTCGTCGGAAATGACGTGCTCCACTTTGCAGGCGTCTTCCGCCGCGACTTCGCTGTCCACTCCAAGTTCTCTGAAAAAGGCCGAAAGCACCTTGTGACGATCGTAGATCCGATCGGCGATCTCCTTGCCCGCGGGGGTCAAGGTGATCAAACCGTCCTTGTCCATGAGAATGTAATTGTTCTCGCGCAGGCGCTTCATCGCCACGCTTACGCTCGGTTTCGTCACGTTCAGCTCCGTAGCGATGTCCACTGAACGAGCATAACCGAGCCGTTCGTGGAGCATCAAGATCTTTTCCAGATAATCCTCCGCAGACTGATGTATTTGCATGTCTACCCCTCGCTTTCATTCTTATAAGTCAGCTTATATGATGCCATTAAAGGGCGAGTTTTGCAAGTACCATCACTGCGAAAGAATATACAAAACCTTCCGGCGTCTGAAAAATTTTGCGGTTAGAGGAAAAAACAGCTTCTTCTGAGAGAACACCGCAACGGTCACCCTTATGAAAAGGGGAAAACGCTTTTCTTTCTCAGTCGCTAAGCGAGCGCGCTTTTGAGAACGCCGCACCACGCTTCGATGCGCGCGTCGGTCAGTTCCGGCTGATTCTGCGAATCCAGCGCCAGGCCGACGAACTTTCCGTCCTTGACGACCTCGGAGTCGATGCTGTCGTAGCCCTCGACCGGAGCTTCGCCGATCAGCGTCGCACCGGCGCCCGCGGCCGCTTCGCGCAGCTTGACGAGAGCGAGGCCGAACGTGTCGGCGAAACCCTCGTGATCGCCCGTGCCGAACACGGCGACCTTCTTGCCCTTCAGATCCATGCCCTCCAGCTTGGGGAGGAACGCGTCCCAGTCGTCCTGAAGGTCGCCGGCGCCCCATGTGGAGGAACCGAGGATCAGAGCGTCGTATCCCGCCAGCTGCTCGGGAGAAACTTCCGCAACGTTCAGACAATCGGCCTGAAGGATCGACGCAATCTTCGACGCGGCTTCTTCCGTCATGCCCGTCGTGCTGCCGTAAACAACTGCTGTGGACATTTCTATAACCTCCTGCATGAGAAACTTTCATACTGTGTTAGATTACACTAACTATTTTAGCCGGAAATCCCATTCTGTCAAGAGGTTATTTTAAAAATTCTTCAAGACCAGTCGCGGCAACATTTTAGAGAACATTTTCAAGGTTTCGACCGCTCGGAAAAAACGACTTATCATTTTCCTTTCGCTGAAATTGACTCCGTCAAAGCCCGTTGACATCGCGTTCAAGTTCCTTTAGAATGCTCATAATCGAATTAGTTTAAACTAATTATATAGAGCCGCGGCGGCTTGTCAGAGAAAGGAGCGACGGCGTATGGAAGTTTTCCGCCACCATATCTACGAATTCAAAAAAGGACTGAGAAATCTGATCCTCCATACAGCGCCTCTCAGCGACGTGCCGGAGATCGAACGCTCACTTCAGGCGCAAGGCATCGCCTATCGGATGACCTATCTGAAAAACGGACACGTCAACGTTTTTTTCGGCAGCCCGGACTGCATTCGCGTCCTCGAGATCATCGGCAAAAACAGTCTCTGCGACTTCACAAAAGAAGAAGATTTCATTCTCGGCATCATGCTCGGCTACGGGCGTCTCGAAGAGTGCCGGCGCTTCGTCTCTCTCAGCGCGCCGCAGGATGTAAAAAGCTGCGCTGCCGATTGACGCCGCGCGAGAACGATAACTCTAGAGTCATACAATAACTCTAGAGTCATGCACAAAATTATTTGCCCCCCAAGGCAAAATAAAAACATGCAGAGACTCCTCTGCTACTCGCGACATAAAAAATGATGCTGGAAGCTTCTCTTTCCAGCATCATTTTTATGTCTTTTCGAATGTCTGCTTCATAGCAGTTTTTCAGTAAAAGCTCAATGACCCTTCATACTAAAAAACGACTTAACTGTGAGCACTCAGCGCATCGAAGGAAGTCCAGCCGTGCGCCACTATCTCGCGAACTACGCTGTTTTGCGCAGCTCGCTTTGCGAATCTTCCTCCTGCAGCGTCTTTGAGTTTGACTTTCTAACAAAAACAGCATAAAAGCTAATCCGCGGATCCCAGCTGGATAATGACAGAGCGGATTTTCCAGAAGACTTGACATCAAGGATATACCGTCTTAAGATAACAGCGTTATATAACGCTGTTATCAACAGAGCAAAATGAAACAGGAATCAGCAACGCAGACGAAAATCATCGCGGCGCCAAGAACGGACTTTTAGGATAAAAAAACATGCCCGATAACCTCTCTTTCATCCGAATATTGAGGGAAATAAGGTACATTCGATGTCGGATCTGCACAAATCCAGAACCTTACCAAGAAAACATCCATAGATGTCGGAAGCTGGTCCACATCGTGAATAAGACGCCTGAGAGAACAAACTGAAAAATTATTTAACAATGGGGGAAAGAATATATGGCGTTCAACGAGAAAGTCCACGCTTACATAGCGGCAAAATACTACGTATATCTCACGCAGACCTTTGGAGAAAAAGGCCGGAAGGCTTTCGTCCACGCTACGCAGTATTACGCCGGGCAGCGCGGCCGGCGCATGGCGCAGCGTGCGATACGGGACGGTCAAGAACTCGATTTTGCGACCTACGCCCGCTACGGCGAGTGGGCGAGCAGCCAGGAAATGATCGACGAGGGCGGCGACGTCAAAGCCGAACTGAAACAGCTCGGCCCGGACGCGGCCATATTCATTTCGCGGTGTCCGTGGAACCGGCAGTTTAAGGAGATGGGACTCGACAAGACCGCCGGCGCCGAATATTGCAGGCATCTGGACGTTGCGATCGTAAACGGATTCAATCCTTATCTCGAATACAGGGTGCCGGAGACTTTGCAGACGAGCGATCATTGCGAGCATTATCTGAAAGGCGCCGATTACGCAGGGAAGCGGCTGGCGAAATCTCCCGAAAACCTGAGAGATTTCGAATTTCACTGCGCGCATTCTTATTGGGCGTACAATGAAGTGACTGCCGCGATCTTCAAAAGCGAGGGCGAGACGATAAACGCAAGAATTCTCGAAGACTTCGCGCAAGACTACGGAAAGGAAATGGCGGACGCCTTGCGCGCGTGGGAAAATACGAACTTCAACGTCTGCGACTGAGCGAAAAAAACACGCGCAATGCCGTAAAAAATGGGCTGCCGCGGCCGCAAAAACAAAATCGAATAACGGACGCGAAGGCTGTCTCGGGAATTGCTTGAGGCGGCCTTCGCGTCATTGTTGCAAACGGACTCTTTTTCTTCCGAATGAAATCAGCGCAAATTCTATGTTTTTTTCGCCGCGGGATCGACGTCCGCTTCCGCTTAGTGGAGAACACGTGGTTGAGCCGTATCCGGAACGACTTCCACCGACTGGATCACGGCCATGCCGCGCCAGACTTTTACGATCGCCCGCAGGCGGGACTGCCGCGCCGCTTCTTCGAGCGCGCGCCCGGCGTTCTCTTTGACGTAAAAACGTTTCAGCCAGTTCCCGTAGTCCATTTCCGCCGCCATCGAGCCGTCGGCGCGCTCGGCCAGATATTTCACCGTCCCCTTCAGGCACGGGCCTTCGGGAACTTCCGCGAAAACTCCGCTGGGAGCCCACAGCCCCTCTTCGTCCGGCGCCAGCGCCACGAACCATGTGCCGAGATCCGGCACGGCGGAATCCGGCCGTTTCCCGCCGTGAGCCGGAAACAGCGCCAGCGGCACCGATTCGGCTTCAAAGCTGAGCGCCACGTAATCGCCGCGGAAAAGGTCGCGCGGGTCCACGGGGCGGACCGCCAGCGTGACCTCCGCGCCGAAACGCGACACGCAGGCGGGGCGGAGCGGCAGCGCCAGCAGGATCATCACGGGCAGCAACGACGCCGCCAGGTATTTAAAGCGTTTCATGAACGTCGCCCTCCTTGTCGCGTTTTGTCTTTTTGCGGCGCGCCGAGCGTTCCCACCAGAATCCGGCGAGCAGGCACAGCAGGCCGAGCCCCGAGAACGCCGCCGCCTTGGGCATGAAGCCGAAGAAGTGATCCACGAAGTAACGCAGGACGAGCAGGGCGAGAAACGCGCCGCCCAAGCGCGAGCCCCGGTAAAGACGCCAGCCCATGACGGCGGCCGTCAGCGCGGCCGCGCCGTTCGCCGCCAGGCGCAGCGCGTTCAGTCCCTGCGCCGCCGTTCCGTCCACAACGCGCAGGTACGGAAAGTCGTACCAGACTTCCGGGACCGACAGCGCGACTCCGGCGATCCCCGTTATCAGAATCCCCCAGCGCGACAGCGAAGCCCGCCATCCTGCCGCGGCGTCCGCGCGCGGCCACGCCGTCAATGCGAGCCCCGCGGCGAAGGATGCCAGCAGCGCTTCCGTCAGGCTGAAATACCATAGCAGCCGCGTGAACAGGAAAAGGATCGTCAGCTGCACGTTGAAATTAAACGCGCGCAGGTTCCCGCGCGTCTGACGCCACAGCCACCAAAGCACCAGCAGCAGTGCCCCCGGTAAGACGTCGCCGCGAAACGGCGCGAGATCGGGCATTCTTCCCCAGAAAAACATTCCCTGCCCGCCGACGTAAATCAACGAAACAGCCTGCAGCAGATACATCTGCCAGGCGTCTCGGAAGATTCGCACCGCCGGAATCAGCCCCAGCGCCCACCAGCCGAACGCCGTGGACCAGTGCCCGTCTTGGTGATACATCTGCGCGACCAGGAAGATGCCGCCGCCGAAGATCAGCCCGGCCAGCAGCCGCAGCGCCCGCGCGCCGGACGGAGAATCTTTCTCGCAGAAACAGGCCGCGCCCATCGACAGCGCGTACGCCGCGAGGACCAGCGCCGTCCGCAGCAGGCGCGGGATCGTCCACCAGTTGGCCGCCACCGCGCTGATGGCCCCCAGCCCGACCAGCGCCGCGCCCGCGCAAAGCAACGTTTGCGCGAAACTGCGCGAGCGCGCCGAGTAGAGCGACGCGATCCGCGCCGCCGAATCCGCGCCGATCAAGCCCTCTTCCTGCCAGACCTGCAGTTCTTCCCGCAAAAAGTCCAGCTTCCGTTTTGAAATAGAGCGAGTCATCTTTTCCGGCTCCCTTCGCGTTCATGGATCGTCTCGCGGACATTGACCGCCGTATACAGCTTAAAGCATTTTCTCCCGGCGCGCAAGATGGCGCGAACGTCACGACAGCGCGACGTTTCCCAATGCTTCAGTCGGCCGCCGCGCCGGCGCCCGGCGAACAGGGAAAGCGGGGCGCGTGCCGCGGCAGTCCCTTTTCCGTCGCATTAAAAATTTTGCGTTCGCGATCTTTGCACCAAAAGAGAAATAAGTTTCTATGAAGAGGCGGGATCCACGATAATTGTATTTTGATCGTACCACGGTATAATAAAAGAACTCATCATGGGGAAAACAACGCATTTAAGGAGGATTGTTCATGCGGATTGTGGCCTTGATGGAGAACACCTCGGGGAAAGAATGCTGCCGCGCGGAGCACGGTTTGAGCCTGTACATCGAGACTGACCGCCACAAAGTGCTGTTCGATGCGGGCGCCAGCGGTTTGTTTGCGAAAAACGCGCGTGCGCTGGGCGTCGACCTCGCGGCCGTGGATACGGCCGTACTGTCTCACGGGCATAGCGACCATTCGGGCGGCGTGACGACGTTTTTCCGTCTGAACGATCACGCCAAACTTTACGCGCGCGCGACTTACGACCGGGCGCGTTACAACTGCGACGGCAAATACATCGGCGTGGAACCGCGGCTGATCGGCCATCCCCGGATCGTTGCCGTCAACGAGGACCGCCTGCGCCTCGACAACGAGCTGACCATCGCCAGCTACGCGGGCAAGCCTTGCGAGTGGCCCGTCGATACTTGCGGCATGATGATGGAGGCCGGCGGCGTGCTGGTGCCGGAACAGTTCGCCCACGAACAGTACCTGCTGGTCAGCGAAGGGGCGAAGAAGGTCCTGATCAGCGGCTGCAGTCACCGCGGTATTCTCAACATCATGGGATGGGCCTCGAAAGAAGGGGCTCAGGCGGTCGTCGGCGGATTTCACTTCAAGGACGTGCCGGAAGATCAGTTCCGCCGCATGGATGCGGCCGCGGCCGAACTGAAACACTGGCCCGTGACGTACTACACCTGCCATTGCACAGGGGTGCCCCAATATGATTACCTGCGGCAGAGGATGGGCGAGCAGCTGCGCTATCTGGCGACTGGCGATGAACTGGTGCTTTGAGCCTCGCGCAGCGGAAACGCGCGGCGGATAAAAATGCGGCGAAGACGGAGCGAAAACGGTTCGGAACGGATCGGACGGTTTCGCTCCGTCTTTTTTTATCTTTGGCGAAACGGACGGCCGGGCCGCCTTCGTGGCTCCCCCCAAAAACGGCGCCGCCGTTTGGCGCGCTTTGTCGGCCGGTTTGGAAAGTATCCTGAAGCGAAGAGCAAATCCGTCTTTTTTTCTATGTTGTCTCCTGCAAAAAGAGGCAATGAACGGGTATAATATTTGAAAGTCCTGGAGAAAGTTCCGAAAAGAACGAACAAGCGCTGACCGTATCAAGGAACGTTCCAGTGCAGGGGGGATTGATTTTCCGTGCGCAGAAAAAGTGCGTTTGCTTTTGCAGCCGTGTTGGCCGTGGTAGCGGGATTATGGCTGTATCGGAAGTTTGCCGCGCCGCCGCTGATCCGCGTCTACACGACGATCCCGGAGAAGGATGCAGCGGTCCTGTTTCAACGTTTTACCGATTATACCGGTTTGCGGGTCGACTTTTCGCGACTCTCATCGGGCGAGATGCTGCGGCGCGTCATCGCCGAAAAGGTCTGTCCGCAGGCTGACCTGATCATTGGCGGTCCGGCCGACATTTACGATGCCGCCAAACGCGAAGGCGCGCTGGCCCGGTACGTTCCCGAAGCGGCCAAAGCGATGCCGGTCGGGTATCGCGATCCGGACAATCGTTGGTTCGGCATCGGCGTGACGCCGCTGTGTTTTCTCGTCAACAGGAATTTTATCGAGAAGAACGGCCTGAGAATGCCCGATTCCTGGCAGGATCTGCTTGACCCTGCGTATTGCGGGGCGCTGCAGATGGCCGATCCCCGCGCGTCGGCGACGGCCGCGGAACAGCTTTATTCGCTGGTGCGCGTCTACGGCGAGAGAGAAGCTTTCGAGTACCAGAAAAAGCTGGCGGCAAACGTGCGGACATACGCCAGAAACGGCGTCGGCGGGGCCATGCCCGTCGCCATGGGGCAGGCCGCGGCGGGCGTGTTCTATTACGTGGACGCGATGAGCCTGAAGCTGGAAGGTTATCCCGTGGAAGTCGTTTTCCCCAAGGAGGGCGTGACATATGCGGTGGACGGCTGCGCGCTGCTCGACGGCGCGGCTTGCCCCGAAGAGGCGAAGTCTCTGTTGCAGTGGTTGGCGTCACTGGATTTCGCGCGCAGCCGCATGGAGCAAAAACCGTGTTACCTTCCCGCCTGTCCCGAACTGCGGGAGCTCAACAAGCTGCTCGATCTGGATTCGATCAAACTGCTCCAGTGCAGTGTGCCGTGGAAAAGCCAGAACCGCCTGCGCCTGATCGACCGCTGGACCAGCGAAGTGGCGCGGAGCGACCAGCTGGAAGACTCGCAAAACAAGGTGCGAAGCGCCTCGGTTCTGCATAAATAACCGTTGAAAAAACAAATCGCGACAGTCCGTCGGATCTTTCCCGGCGGATTGCCGCGATTTGTTTATGAAAATCTTTCAGGACGTGAGCGGCCGATACGCGTCGGCGGCGAACATGTCGTCTAGGAAACGTTTCCCGGTTGCCGTTTTGAAGAGACGTTCCTTGATCTTTTCGGCAAGGTCGTGACAGTCGGAACCTTCTTCGAAAACGTTGACAAGAAAGTCGGCTTCGACGAGGATCTGGTAGTCGATGCCGTCGATGTCGCTGTAGGTGTGATGATGAGCGATCAGATATTTGACGCGCTCGACCTGCGCGTCGCTGTAGCCGCCGAGCTCGCGCAAGATTGCCTCGGCGACGCCGGGCCCCTCCTGCTCCTGATACTTGCCGTGCCCGTTGCCGTGTTTGGCTTCGGCCTGATGGATGCCAATGTCGTGGAGAATGGCCGCCGTCTCGAGAATGAACTGCGTCTCTTCGTCCAGCCCTTCCAGCGCGCCGATTGCCGCGGCCAGATCGTGGACCTTGACGAAATGCTGAATGCG
Encoded proteins:
- a CDS encoding MBL fold metallo-hydrolase, with translation MRIVALMENTSGKECCRAEHGLSLYIETDRHKVLFDAGASGLFAKNARALGVDLAAVDTAVLSHGHSDHSGGVTTFFRLNDHAKLYARATYDRARYNCDGKYIGVEPRLIGHPRIVAVNEDRLRLDNELTIASYAGKPCEWPVDTCGMMMEAGGVLVPEQFAHEQYLLVSEGAKKVLISGCSHRGILNIMGWASKEGAQAVVGGFHFKDVPEDQFRRMDAAAAELKHWPVTYYTCHCTGVPQYDYLRQRMGEQLRYLATGDELVL
- a CDS encoding L-2-amino-thiazoline-4-carboxylic acid hydrolase, which codes for MAFNEKVHAYIAAKYYVYLTQTFGEKGRKAFVHATQYYAGQRGRRMAQRAIRDGQELDFATYARYGEWASSQEMIDEGGDVKAELKQLGPDAAIFISRCPWNRQFKEMGLDKTAGAEYCRHLDVAIVNGFNPYLEYRVPETLQTSDHCEHYLKGADYAGKRLAKSPENLRDFEFHCAHSYWAYNEVTAAIFKSEGETINARILEDFAQDYGKEMADALRAWENTNFNVCD
- a CDS encoding GDYXXLXY domain-containing protein — protein: MKRFKYLAASLLPVMILLALPLRPACVSRFGAEVTLAVRPVDPRDLFRGDYVALSFEAESVPLALFPAHGGKRPDSAVPDLGTWFVALAPDEEGLWAPSGVFAEVPEGPCLKGTVKYLAERADGSMAAEMDYGNWLKRFYVKENAGRALEEAARQSRLRAIVKVWRGMAVIQSVEVVPDTAQPRVLH
- a CDS encoding DUF2023 family protein, translated to MEVFRHHIYEFKKGLRNLILHTAPLSDVPEIERSLQAQGIAYRMTYLKNGHVNVFFGSPDCIRVLEIIGKNSLCDFTKEEDFILGIMLGYGRLEECRRFVSLSAPQDVKSCAAD
- a CDS encoding HD domain-containing protein, with product MNPKHARLLAAAIRYDRGDARRIQHFVKVHDLAAAIGALEGLDEETQFILETAAILHDIGIHQAEAKHGNGHGKYQEQEGPGVAEAILRELGGYSDAQVERVKYLIAHHHTYSDIDGIDYQILVEADFLVNVFEEGSDCHDLAEKIKERLFKTATGKRFLDDMFAADAYRPLTS
- a CDS encoding flavodoxin, with product MSTAVVYGSTTGMTEEAASKIASILQADCLNVAEVSPEQLAGYDALILGSSTWGAGDLQDDWDAFLPKLEGMDLKGKKVAVFGTGDHEGFADTFGLALVKLREAAAGAGATLIGEAPVEGYDSIDSEVVKDGKFVGLALDSQNQPELTDARIEAWCGVLKSALA
- a CDS encoding OB-fold protein, whose amino-acid sequence is MKKLIFTLLSIMSCTALFAAVPAEPVLLDATRAGNNFYLSEYSKDAESGMISVVIRCILSESEIQRLSALMVKQDIPADQAAGVRYNDFCLRYSIDGTRYQRRYDRYVDANGAIIRRLRVNPDDWFDTTNSAALLPAKALAEASRLLDQPDPLPKPALELTPVEAADANSPQSSSPKKAEKVDVMIEAYRANVARFEAQYENALTQVQGRMGDMGVSGDLYTVLLQSEKEGGESILCYFDADDRGDLAKCSKGDLLIIEGAYRRTKVRNAVFALDRCSVIKNVTAGGK
- a CDS encoding ABC transporter substrate-binding protein, translating into MRRKSAFAFAAVLAVVAGLWLYRKFAAPPLIRVYTTIPEKDAAVLFQRFTDYTGLRVDFSRLSSGEMLRRVIAEKVCPQADLIIGGPADIYDAAKREGALARYVPEAAKAMPVGYRDPDNRWFGIGVTPLCFLVNRNFIEKNGLRMPDSWQDLLDPAYCGALQMADPRASATAAEQLYSLVRVYGEREAFEYQKKLAANVRTYARNGVGGAMPVAMGQAAAGVFYYVDAMSLKLEGYPVEVVFPKEGVTYAVDGCALLDGAACPEEAKSLLQWLASLDFARSRMEQKPCYLPACPELRELNKLLDLDSIKLLQCSVPWKSQNRLRLIDRWTSEVARSDQLEDSQNKVRSASVLHK
- a CDS encoding metal-dependent transcriptional regulator codes for the protein MQIHQSAEDYLEKILMLHERLGYARSVDIATELNVTKPSVSVAMKRLRENNYILMDKDGLITLTPAGKEIADRIYDRHKVLSAFFRELGVDSEVAAEDACKVEHVISDESFAAVCRFVHKSL
- a CDS encoding DUF2157 domain-containing protein, producing the protein MTRSISKRKLDFLREELQVWQEEGLIGADSAARIASLYSARSRSFAQTLLCAGAALVGLGAISAVAANWWTIPRLLRTALVLAAYALSMGAACFCEKDSPSGARALRLLAGLIFGGGIFLVAQMYHQDGHWSTAFGWWALGLIPAVRIFRDAWQMYLLQAVSLIYVGGQGMFFWGRMPDLAPFRGDVLPGALLLVLWWLWRQTRGNLRAFNFNVQLTILFLFTRLLWYFSLTEALLASFAAGLALTAWPRADAAAGWRASLSRWGILITGIAGVALSVPEVWYDFPYLRVVDGTAAQGLNALRLAANGAAALTAAVMGWRLYRGSRLGGAFLALLVLRYFVDHFFGFMPKAAAFSGLGLLCLLAGFWWERSARRKKTKRDKEGDVHETL